Proteins encoded within one genomic window of Halobacteroides halobius DSM 5150:
- the whiA gene encoding DNA-binding protein WhiA yields the protein MSFTDKVKHEVVRKDNSNQCCHLAELAALIKAEGSLEIINNSLALKLVSQQAVVARKLYKLLQEQFDFVTEIIVRKKMYLDKGNYYIIKVGPQPGVKELLVECGLIDKTYSLNYKIKEQFLDSLCCKKAYLKGLFLASGSISHPEKEYHVEFRINYQEYATELINLFKEFKIDIKFRQRDDIYLLYLKKAEDINKMLNYIGAHSALLQFENALVHKKVRNRVNRLVNCETANLNKTVAAAQRQLENIELIDELKGLDNLAPSLQEIAQLRREDPYSSLKELGEKIDITKSGVNHRFRRLKKIAQELKGNKN from the coding sequence ATGTCATTTACAGATAAGGTTAAGCATGAAGTAGTGCGAAAAGATAATTCTAATCAGTGTTGCCATTTAGCAGAGTTAGCTGCACTAATTAAAGCTGAAGGAAGTTTAGAGATAATCAATAATAGTTTAGCGTTAAAACTAGTCAGTCAACAAGCAGTTGTAGCCCGTAAATTATATAAATTATTGCAGGAACAATTTGATTTTGTAACGGAAATAATAGTTAGAAAGAAGATGTATCTAGATAAAGGGAATTATTATATTATTAAGGTTGGCCCGCAACCTGGAGTTAAAGAATTACTAGTTGAGTGTGGATTAATAGATAAGACTTATTCTTTAAATTATAAAATTAAAGAGCAGTTTTTGGATAGTTTATGTTGCAAAAAAGCTTATTTAAAAGGGTTATTTCTAGCTAGTGGGTCTATTAGTCATCCTGAAAAAGAGTATCATGTAGAATTTAGAATAAATTATCAAGAATATGCTACAGAACTGATTAATTTATTTAAGGAGTTTAAGATAGATATTAAATTTAGGCAGCGTGATGATATATATTTGTTATATCTTAAAAAAGCAGAGGATATTAATAAAATGCTAAATTATATAGGGGCCCATTCTGCTTTATTACAGTTTGAAAATGCTCTAGTTCATAAGAAGGTAAGAAATAGAGTTAATAGATTAGTAAATTGTGAGACGGCTAATTTAAATAAGACTGTAGCTGCTGCACAAAGACAACTAGAGAATATTGAATTAATTGATGAACTAAAGGGGCTAGATAATTTAGCACCTAGTTTACAAGAGATAGCTCAGCTAAGGAGAGAAGATCCGTATTCTAGTTTAAAAGAGTTAGGAGAAAAGATAGATATAACTAAATCAGGTGTAAATCACAGATTTAGAAGACTAAAAAAAATAGCTCAAGAGCTAAAAGGAAATAAAAATTAA
- the gap gene encoding type I glyceraldehyde-3-phosphate dehydrogenase: MTKKVAINGFGRIGRGFLRLINQRGVDLEIVAINDLVDVENLAYLLKYDSVHGKFDGTVDTNNGNLVVNGKEIEVTAIKNPVELPWDEKDVDLVIESTGVFRYKEDLEQHLEAGADKVLLTVPAKDELDNTIVLGVNGDELSDDDKIVSNASCTTNCLAPLAKALNDEFGIEKGLITTVHGYTASQAILDAPASKTRRGRTAAENIIPTTTGAAIATTKVLPELEGKIDGMAMRVPVPNGSCVDGVFTLEQDVTAEEVNAALKAKAEGEMEGVLGYTEEPLVSRDIMGQFESSKVDAGATMQVADNMVKIISWYDNELSYTNRVIDLALKMIG, translated from the coding sequence ATGACAAAAAAAGTTGCAATTAATGGATTTGGACGAATTGGGAGAGGTTTCTTAAGACTTATTAATCAAAGAGGTGTAGACTTAGAGATTGTTGCTATCAACGACTTAGTTGATGTAGAAAATTTAGCTTATTTACTTAAGTATGATTCTGTACATGGTAAGTTTGATGGTACAGTAGATACTAATAATGGGAACTTAGTTGTTAATGGTAAAGAGATTGAAGTTACTGCAATTAAGAATCCTGTTGAATTACCTTGGGATGAAAAGGATGTAGACCTTGTAATTGAGTCTACTGGAGTATTTAGATACAAAGAAGATTTAGAACAGCATTTAGAAGCTGGAGCCGACAAAGTTCTATTAACTGTACCTGCTAAAGATGAGCTTGATAATACTATCGTATTAGGTGTTAATGGTGATGAGTTATCTGATGATGATAAGATTGTTTCTAATGCATCATGTACAACTAATTGCTTAGCTCCATTAGCTAAAGCGTTAAATGATGAGTTTGGTATTGAAAAAGGATTAATTACTACTGTGCACGGATATACTGCTAGCCAGGCTATCTTAGATGCTCCTGCAAGCAAAACAAGAAGAGGTAGAACTGCTGCTGAAAATATTATTCCTACAACTACTGGTGCAGCAATTGCTACTACTAAGGTATTACCTGAATTAGAAGGTAAGATTGATGGTATGGCTATGCGAGTTCCAGTTCCTAATGGTTCTTGCGTTGATGGAGTATTTACTCTAGAACAAGATGTAACTGCAGAAGAAGTAAATGCTGCTCTTAAAGCAAAAGCTGAAGGAGAAATGGAAGGCGTATTAGGTTATACTGAAGAGCCACTTGTTTCTCGAGATATTATGGGTCAATTTGAATCTTCTAAAGTTGATGCTGGAGCGACTATGCAAGTTGCTGATAATATGGTTAAGATCATTTCTTGGTATGATAACGAATTAAGTTATACTAATCGAGTTATTGACTTAGCTCTTAAGATGATTGGTTAA
- the gpmI gene encoding 2,3-bisphosphoglycerate-independent phosphoglycerate mutase, with the protein MAAPKPLALIILDGFGCNSNEKMNGVKAANTPNFDKLSNEYPSTTVEASGKAVGLPDGQMGNSEVGHMNLGAGRVVYQDFTRINMAVRNNELVDNEAIAKAIEKVKNQGTALHLVGLLSDGGVHSHINHLFGLLEMAERVGIEDVYVHAILDGRDTPPQSAKKYVEQLEDKMKELGVGQIATIGGRYYYMDRDNNWERTEKAYNAMCLAEGNRAKSALEAIEASYQEDVTDEFVIPTVITDNSEVAEDDSIIFFNFRADRARQLTRALNDTDFNGFDRSSYSNAHLVCMTEYDETIDAPVAFPPVELENIFSQVLADNDLKQLRTAETEKYAHVTFFFNGGKEEAFKGEDRELISSPDVATYDQKPEMSAYEVTDNLVEKIAEQDYDVVVLNYANPDMVGHTGDFDAEVEALEVVDECLGKTVDAILEQGGSALITADHGNGEQMVDYETGEPFTAHTTNPVPFIYVNPKHKDAKLIKDGKLADFAPTMLNLLGLEVPEEMTGQQLIVENN; encoded by the coding sequence GTGGCAGCACCAAAGCCGTTAGCATTAATAATATTAGATGGGTTTGGTTGTAATTCGAATGAAAAAATGAATGGTGTTAAAGCTGCAAATACACCAAATTTTGATAAATTATCGAATGAATACCCAAGCACAACTGTGGAAGCTTCTGGGAAAGCAGTAGGATTACCTGACGGACAAATGGGTAATTCAGAAGTTGGTCACATGAATTTAGGTGCTGGTCGGGTTGTATATCAAGATTTTACCAGAATTAATATGGCAGTTAGAAATAATGAATTAGTTGATAATGAAGCTATAGCTAAAGCGATAGAAAAAGTTAAGAACCAAGGTACTGCTTTACATTTAGTAGGATTACTTTCTGATGGTGGAGTTCATAGTCATATTAATCATTTATTTGGTTTATTAGAAATGGCTGAAAGAGTAGGTATAGAAGATGTTTATGTTCATGCTATTTTAGATGGACGGGATACTCCTCCTCAAAGTGCCAAAAAATATGTAGAGCAACTAGAAGATAAGATGAAAGAATTAGGTGTAGGACAGATAGCAACTATTGGTGGACGTTATTATTATATGGATCGTGATAATAACTGGGAACGAACAGAAAAAGCCTATAATGCTATGTGTCTTGCTGAAGGTAATAGAGCTAAGTCTGCTCTAGAAGCTATTGAAGCTTCTTACCAAGAAGATGTAACAGATGAGTTTGTAATTCCTACAGTAATTACTGATAATAGTGAAGTTGCAGAGGATGATTCAATTATCTTCTTTAATTTTAGAGCTGATAGAGCTCGACAATTAACTCGAGCTTTAAATGATACAGACTTTAATGGTTTTGATAGATCTAGTTATTCAAACGCACACTTAGTTTGTATGACTGAGTATGACGAAACTATTGATGCACCTGTTGCTTTTCCACCAGTTGAATTAGAGAATATCTTCAGCCAAGTTCTTGCTGATAATGATTTAAAGCAGTTAAGAACAGCTGAAACAGAAAAGTATGCTCATGTAACTTTCTTCTTTAATGGTGGTAAAGAAGAAGCATTCAAGGGAGAGGACCGAGAACTTATTTCTTCTCCAGATGTTGCTACTTATGATCAAAAACCTGAAATGAGTGCTTATGAGGTTACAGATAATTTAGTAGAAAAGATTGCTGAACAGGATTATGATGTAGTTGTTTTAAATTATGCTAATCCTGATATGGTAGGTCATACAGGAGATTTTGATGCTGAAGTTGAAGCTTTAGAAGTAGTTGATGAATGTTTAGGTAAGACTGTAGATGCTATTTTAGAGCAAGGAGGATCAGCCTTAATTACTGCTGATCATGGTAATGGTGAGCAGATGGTAGATTATGAAACTGGAGAGCCATTTACTGCTCATACAACTAACCCAGTTCCATTTATCTATGTAAATCCGAAGCATAAGGATGCTAAATTAATTAAAGATGGAAAATTAGCTGATTTTGCTCCTACCATGTTAAACTTATTAGGACTTGAGGTTCCTGAAGAAATGACAGGCCAACAACTTATTGTAGAAAATAATTAG
- a CDS encoding sugar-binding transcriptional regulator, which translates to MTNYFKLQQKIAPELVKIIDRRYMILKMIYRFKPIGRRSLAKKLGLSERTVRKNLNFLKEKQFISTTNAGAQITEAGIRILSDLDGYIKELRGTKDLERKLAKVLGVEVHIVPQGPNYNQSKCELGRFSAEFLTELVGPKDIIAVTGGTTLATVAKMMTPLKKKLDVNVVPGRGGLGEQVEIQANTIAAKIANKLGGEYHLLHIPDNLKADTISQLVIEPSIKHILDLAKSADILVHGVGTAQVMAKRRKMSTSKIKKLEEKGAVGESFGYYFNQAGQIVYSTASVGLKLSDLVKIKKVIAIAGGEYKAEAILAAVSDKYQDVLITDEEAANKILNLV; encoded by the coding sequence ATGACTAATTATTTTAAGTTACAGCAAAAAATTGCTCCAGAATTAGTTAAAATTATTGATAGAAGATATATGATTCTTAAAATGATTTATCGTTTTAAGCCAATAGGACGCCGTTCTTTAGCTAAAAAACTAGGATTAAGTGAACGGACTGTAAGAAAGAATCTAAACTTCTTGAAAGAAAAACAATTTATTTCAACTACTAATGCTGGAGCACAGATTACTGAGGCAGGAATAAGGATTTTATCTGACCTGGATGGTTATATTAAAGAACTGAGGGGCACTAAAGACTTAGAAAGAAAGCTAGCTAAGGTTTTAGGGGTAGAAGTTCATATTGTTCCTCAAGGGCCAAACTATAATCAGTCTAAATGTGAATTAGGGAGATTCTCAGCTGAGTTTTTAACAGAGTTGGTTGGCCCTAAAGATATAATTGCTGTAACGGGAGGGACTACTTTAGCTACAGTAGCTAAGATGATGACACCACTGAAGAAAAAATTAGATGTTAATGTAGTCCCCGGTCGAGGTGGATTAGGAGAGCAGGTAGAGATACAAGCAAATACTATTGCTGCTAAGATTGCTAACAAGTTAGGTGGAGAGTACCATTTATTACATATACCTGATAATTTAAAGGCAGATACTATTTCTCAGTTAGTTATAGAACCTTCTATCAAACATATTCTTGATTTGGCTAAAAGTGCTGATATTTTGGTTCATGGTGTAGGAACTGCTCAAGTAATGGCAAAGAGACGTAAGATGTCAACAAGTAAAATTAAGAAACTAGAGGAAAAAGGTGCTGTAGGAGAGAGTTTTGGTTATTATTTTAATCAAGCTGGGCAAATTGTTTATTCTACAGCAAGTGTTGGATTAAAACTATCAGATTTGGTTAAGATAAAAAAGGTAATTGCTATTGCTGGAGGAGAGTATAAAGCAGAAGCTATTTTAGCAGCCGTTTCAGATAAATATCAAGATGTTTTAATTACTGATGAAGAAGCTGCTAATAAAATCTTAAATTTAGTTTAA
- the secG gene encoding preprotein translocase subunit SecG, which translates to MVFFLKVLLIIVSITLIVSVLLQSGKSAGLGGIDGGATSLFGDQGRGLDQVLSKVTTVAAVLFMILSLVVAVI; encoded by the coding sequence ATGGTATTTTTCCTTAAAGTATTATTAATTATTGTATCTATTACATTGATTGTTTCAGTATTATTACAATCAGGTAAAAGTGCAGGATTAGGTGGTATTGATGGTGGAGCTACTTCTTTATTTGGCGACCAAGGAAGAGGTCTTGATCAGGTTTTAAGTAAAGTAACTACAGTAGCGGCTGTTTTATTTATGATATTATCTTTGGTTGTTGCGGTTATATAG
- the rnr gene encoding ribonuclease R: MRIKKTILNFMKEKAYKPITAEELLEVFEIPEKDKNMFLEVLAKMESEGSIIKNRKECYGVPERMNLIVGRLQGHSKGFGFLIPDNPEQEDVYINFKDLNGAMHDDRVVVRLTSKKSGKRLSGEVIKILERANQQIVGTYEDSDNFGFVVPDDSRISHDVFVPKSESKGAKEGQKVIVKITSWPEKSRNPEGKVIEVLGHKDDPGVDIEAIIRKLELPADFPAEVMEMVSEIPEEIPEDEKKRRKDLRDVKMVTIDGEDAKDYDDAVSIVNLEGDKVRLGVHIADVTHYVRPGTVLDEEARKRGTSIYLVDRVIPMLPEKLSNNLCSLRSNVERLAMSVLMDFDLETGELLDYEMTESIIEVNHRLTYNKVNKILMKEDEELISEYQDVVEKLKLMTQLSTKLKEIRSERGSVDFDFSEINVILDEDGKPIDIVKAERGVAEKLIEDFMIKTNEVVAEAMYDREIPFIYRVHEQPNMEKLTDLNEFLHNLGYHIKGLKEEVHPKALQTVLNKVEGEPEEKVVSTVLLRTMQQAHYHIQNIGHFGLASDCYSHFTSPIRRYPDLMIHRIIKEVINQQSLSKQRREELESNLFSIADHCSIQERKAMDAELESKDLKKVEYMKDKIGQEYIGVISSVMPFGFFVELDNGIEGLVHVSTLLDDYYHYHEDKYAFIGERTANIYKLGDEIKIEISKVDLAERQIDLEVVTD; encoded by the coding sequence ATGAGAATAAAAAAGACTATTTTGAACTTTATGAAAGAAAAAGCTTATAAGCCAATAACAGCTGAAGAATTATTAGAAGTATTTGAAATTCCTGAAAAAGATAAAAATATGTTTTTGGAAGTATTGGCTAAGATGGAATCTGAAGGTTCTATCATAAAGAATCGGAAAGAATGTTATGGTGTCCCAGAGAGAATGAATTTAATAGTAGGCCGTTTACAAGGTCACTCTAAGGGATTTGGATTTTTAATTCCTGATAATCCAGAACAAGAAGATGTTTATATTAATTTCAAAGATTTAAATGGAGCCATGCATGATGATCGTGTAGTAGTTAGATTAACTAGTAAGAAGAGTGGCAAGCGATTATCAGGAGAAGTAATTAAAATTCTAGAGAGGGCCAATCAACAAATTGTTGGTACATATGAGGATAGTGATAATTTTGGTTTTGTAGTTCCAGATGATTCTAGAATTAGTCATGATGTTTTTGTTCCAAAATCAGAAAGTAAAGGAGCTAAGGAAGGCCAAAAGGTTATAGTTAAGATTACTAGTTGGCCAGAAAAAAGTAGAAATCCAGAAGGTAAAGTAATAGAAGTTTTAGGTCATAAAGATGACCCTGGTGTTGATATAGAAGCAATTATTCGTAAGCTAGAATTGCCTGCTGATTTTCCAGCGGAAGTTATGGAAATGGTTAGTGAGATACCAGAGGAAATACCTGAGGATGAGAAAAAAAGAAGAAAAGATTTACGTGATGTGAAGATGGTTACAATTGATGGTGAAGATGCTAAAGATTATGATGATGCAGTTTCTATCGTCAATTTAGAGGGGGATAAGGTTCGATTAGGCGTTCATATTGCTGATGTAACCCATTATGTAAGGCCAGGAACGGTTTTAGATGAAGAAGCACGTAAGCGAGGTACAAGTATTTATTTAGTTGATAGAGTTATTCCTATGCTACCAGAAAAACTATCTAATAATCTATGTAGTTTACGCTCTAATGTTGAGAGACTAGCTATGTCTGTACTGATGGATTTTGATTTAGAAACTGGAGAATTATTAGATTATGAGATGACTGAAAGTATAATCGAAGTTAATCATCGTCTGACTTATAATAAGGTTAATAAAATATTAATGAAAGAAGATGAAGAGTTAATTAGTGAATATCAGGATGTAGTAGAAAAATTAAAGCTAATGACTCAATTATCAACTAAGTTAAAGGAGATTAGATCAGAAAGAGGCAGTGTTGATTTTGATTTTTCTGAGATTAATGTAATTTTAGATGAAGATGGTAAGCCTATTGATATAGTTAAGGCAGAAAGAGGAGTTGCTGAGAAATTAATTGAGGACTTTATGATTAAAACTAATGAAGTAGTTGCTGAAGCAATGTATGATAGGGAAATACCTTTTATCTATCGAGTTCATGAACAACCCAATATGGAAAAATTAACTGACTTAAATGAATTCTTGCATAATTTAGGTTATCATATTAAGGGGTTAAAAGAGGAAGTACATCCTAAAGCCTTACAGACAGTTTTAAATAAGGTAGAAGGGGAACCAGAAGAAAAAGTAGTTAGTACAGTTTTATTAAGAACTATGCAACAAGCTCATTATCATATACAAAATATAGGACATTTTGGGTTAGCTTCAGATTGTTATTCTCATTTCACATCACCAATTAGAAGATATCCTGATTTAATGATTCATCGGATTATTAAAGAAGTAATTAACCAACAATCTTTATCTAAACAAAGAAGAGAAGAATTAGAAAGCAATTTATTCTCTATAGCAGACCATTGTTCTATTCAAGAGAGGAAAGCTATGGATGCTGAACTAGAATCAAAAGACTTAAAGAAAGTAGAGTATATGAAAGATAAGATTGGACAAGAATATATTGGGGTTATTAGTAGTGTGATGCCTTTTGGTTTCTTTGTAGAGTTAGATAACGGAATAGAAGGTTTAGTTCATGTTAGCACATTACTAGATGATTACTACCATTATCATGAAGATAAATATGCCTTTATAGGTGAAAGAACTGCTAATATTTATAAATTAGGAGATGAAATAAAGATAGAGATTAGCAAAGTAGATCTTGCAGAAAGACAAATTGATTTAGAAGTAGTAACTGATTAA
- the eno gene encoding phosphopyruvate hydratase, which yields MLEIVEVLAREILDSRGNPTVEVDVYLAGGAMGRAAVPSGASTGENEALELRDGEERYRGKGVQKAVSHVNEDIAPEIIGLPADEQVTIDNLMIELDGTAKKENLGANAILGVSMAVAKAAANQLGLPLYQYLGGVNAKELPVPMMNILNGGEHADSAVDIQEFMIMPVGFDNYKRGLQAGSEIFHALQGILAEKGDVTAVGNEGGFAPRDIDGTEGAIEIILEAIEKAGYAPGDDIVLALDAAASEFYEDGKYNFKREGAVRTSEEMVEFYAELVDKYPIQSIEDGLDEDDWDGWVKLNEALGDKIQIVGDDLFVTNTEFLAKGIELGAANSILIKVNQIGTITETLDAIELAKRNNMTAVVSHRSGETADDTIADLVVATNAGQIKTGSASRSDRMAKYNQLLRIEERLAVTGQYNGLANFYNL from the coding sequence ATGTTAGAAATTGTTGAAGTTTTAGCTAGAGAAATTCTTGATTCAAGAGGTAATCCAACTGTTGAGGTAGATGTTTATTTAGCAGGAGGTGCTATGGGAAGAGCTGCTGTTCCTTCTGGAGCTTCTACTGGTGAAAATGAAGCTTTAGAATTACGAGATGGTGAAGAACGATATCGAGGGAAAGGTGTTCAAAAAGCAGTTAGTCATGTTAATGAAGATATTGCCCCTGAAATTATTGGTTTACCTGCAGACGAACAAGTTACAATTGATAATTTAATGATTGAATTAGATGGAACTGCAAAAAAAGAAAATCTTGGTGCTAATGCTATTTTAGGTGTTTCTATGGCAGTAGCTAAAGCAGCTGCTAATCAATTAGGTTTACCACTATATCAGTATTTAGGTGGAGTTAACGCTAAAGAGTTACCAGTGCCTATGATGAATATTCTAAATGGTGGAGAGCATGCTGATTCTGCTGTAGATATTCAAGAGTTTATGATTATGCCAGTTGGATTCGATAATTATAAGAGAGGATTACAAGCTGGTTCTGAAATCTTCCATGCTTTACAAGGTATCTTAGCTGAAAAAGGAGATGTAACTGCAGTAGGTAATGAAGGTGGATTTGCTCCGCGTGATATTGATGGTACTGAAGGAGCTATTGAAATAATTCTAGAAGCAATTGAAAAAGCTGGTTATGCTCCTGGTGATGATATCGTACTTGCTTTAGATGCAGCTGCTAGTGAATTCTATGAAGATGGAAAGTATAACTTCAAGCGTGAAGGAGCAGTAAGAACTAGTGAAGAAATGGTTGAGTTTTATGCTGAGCTAGTTGATAAGTATCCAATTCAGTCTATCGAAGATGGATTAGATGAAGATGACTGGGATGGTTGGGTGAAATTAAATGAAGCATTAGGAGATAAGATTCAGATTGTTGGTGACGATCTATTTGTTACTAATACTGAATTTTTAGCTAAAGGAATTGAGTTAGGTGCTGCTAATTCTATCTTAATTAAGGTTAATCAAATTGGTACAATTACTGAAACTCTTGATGCTATTGAATTAGCTAAGAGAAATAATATGACTGCTGTTGTATCTCATAGATCTGGAGAGACTGCTGATGATACAATTGCTGATTTAGTGGTTGCTACTAATGCTGGTCAAATTAAAACTGGTTCTGCTTCTCGGTCTGATAGAATGGCCAAGTATAATCAGTTATTAAGAATTGAAGAAAGATTAGCTGTGACTGGTCAATATAATGGATTAGCTAATTTTTACAATCTATAA
- the tpiA gene encoding triose-phosphate isomerase has protein sequence MRTPFMCANWKMHKTVEEAVEMAKEFKELVADVDDVEAGICAPAIDLYPLNEVLADTNVKLGSENMYYKESGAYTGELSPAMIKSVGCEYAIIGHSERREIFGEDDQLLNLKLKTAFANDIKPILCIGEKLAEREAGEHFARVKFQLEADLSGIEAEDVKDMVLAYEPLWAIGTGESATPEQAEEIIKFIRETVAKMYDEETAEAIRIQYGGSVKPWNVEEIMAQPNIDGALVGSASLEAESFSKIVKFK, from the coding sequence ATGCGTACACCTTTTATGTGTGCTAATTGGAAGATGCATAAAACTGTTGAGGAAGCAGTAGAAATGGCAAAAGAATTTAAAGAGTTAGTTGCTGATGTAGATGATGTAGAAGCAGGAATTTGTGCTCCAGCAATTGATTTATATCCACTAAACGAAGTATTAGCTGATACTAATGTTAAACTTGGATCTGAGAATATGTACTACAAGGAAAGTGGTGCTTATACTGGTGAACTATCTCCAGCTATGATTAAATCTGTTGGTTGTGAATATGCAATCATTGGTCACTCAGAAAGAAGAGAAATTTTTGGTGAAGATGATCAATTGCTTAACTTAAAGCTAAAAACAGCTTTTGCTAATGATATTAAGCCTATTTTATGTATTGGAGAAAAATTAGCAGAAAGAGAAGCTGGTGAACATTTTGCTAGAGTAAAGTTTCAATTAGAAGCTGATTTATCTGGTATTGAAGCAGAAGATGTAAAAGATATGGTGCTAGCTTATGAGCCATTATGGGCTATTGGTACTGGAGAAAGTGCTACACCAGAGCAAGCTGAAGAAATCATTAAATTTATTAGAGAAACAGTTGCTAAAATGTATGATGAAGAGACTGCTGAAGCAATTAGAATTCAATATGGTGGCAGCGTTAAGCCATGGAATGTAGAAGAGATTATGGCTCAGCCAAATATTGATGGTGCCTTAGTAGGAAGCGCTAGTTTAGAAGCTGAATCTTTCTCTAAGATAGTGAAGTTTAAATAG
- a CDS encoding phosphoglycerate kinase: protein MDKKVLKNVNVDDKQVLVRVDFNVPVDDEGNVTDATRVEAALPTIKYLLKHDAKVILMAHFGRPGGEVKEDLRLDPVAQVLSNKLNKKVTKVDDTVEEDAQKAVANMEKGDVVLLENTRFNPGEKKNDPEFSKQLAQFADIYVNDAFGATHRAHASTAGVADYVDEAVAGFLIQNELETMGQAVYNPEHPYVAIIGGAKVSDKIGVIETLIEKVDALLIGGGMANTFIAAQGYETGDSLVEEDKIDLAGELIEKAKAKGVNLVLPEDVVIADDFAADADNKAVPADEIEEGWQALDIGPKTIEKFSAVLKDAKTVVWNGPMGVFEMDAFAKGTNQVAKTLANLDAMTIIGGGDSAAAVKKAGLESEMTHISTGGGASLQFFEGKPLQAVEALDNK, encoded by the coding sequence ATGGATAAGAAGGTTCTAAAGAATGTTAATGTAGATGATAAGCAGGTTTTAGTAAGAGTTGATTTTAATGTACCTGTTGATGATGAAGGTAATGTAACTGATGCAACAAGAGTTGAAGCTGCTTTGCCTACAATCAAGTATCTACTTAAGCATGATGCTAAAGTTATTTTAATGGCCCACTTTGGTCGTCCAGGTGGAGAAGTTAAAGAGGACTTACGTTTAGATCCTGTAGCTCAAGTTTTATCTAATAAATTAAATAAAAAAGTTACTAAAGTGGATGATACTGTTGAAGAAGATGCGCAAAAAGCAGTTGCTAATATGGAAAAAGGTGATGTTGTATTATTAGAGAATACTAGATTTAATCCTGGTGAAAAGAAGAATGATCCAGAATTCTCTAAGCAATTAGCTCAATTTGCTGATATCTATGTTAATGATGCTTTTGGTGCTACTCACAGAGCTCATGCTTCTACTGCAGGAGTTGCTGATTATGTAGATGAAGCTGTTGCTGGTTTCTTAATTCAAAATGAATTAGAAACAATGGGCCAAGCAGTTTATAATCCAGAGCATCCTTATGTAGCAATTATTGGTGGTGCTAAAGTATCTGATAAGATTGGAGTTATTGAAACTTTAATTGAAAAGGTAGATGCTTTATTAATTGGTGGTGGAATGGCCAATACCTTTATTGCTGCTCAAGGTTATGAAACTGGTGATTCTTTAGTTGAAGAAGATAAAATTGATTTAGCTGGTGAACTAATTGAAAAAGCTAAGGCTAAAGGAGTTAATTTAGTACTACCTGAAGATGTAGTAATTGCTGATGACTTTGCTGCTGATGCTGATAATAAAGCTGTACCAGCTGATGAGATTGAAGAAGGTTGGCAAGCTTTAGACATTGGCCCTAAAACTATAGAGAAGTTTAGTGCAGTACTTAAAGATGCTAAAACAGTAGTTTGGAATGGACCAATGGGTGTCTTTGAAATGGATGCTTTTGCTAAAGGAACTAATCAAGTAGCTAAGACTTTAGCCAATCTTGATGCAATGACTATTATTGGTGGTGGAGATTCTGCAGCTGCTGTTAAGAAGGCAGGTTTGGAATCTGAAATGACACATATTTCTACTGGTGGTGGAGCTTCACTACAATTCTTTGAAGGAAAGCCATTACAAGCGGTAGAAGCACTAGATAATAAGTAA